The Anas acuta chromosome 7, bAnaAcu1.1, whole genome shotgun sequence DNA window TCCTTGGGCAGAGATGTAAGGGACCCATAGGCTTTTCTTGTGACCGCCACGCTCATCTAACTGCCTGCAACTGGGAGAAGGCACTTGGCCCCTGCACCTCTGGCACAGGATGCAATTCAGCTCCAGCACTTTGCCCTTGCCCACCTTCTTGCCAAGCACCATTAGCACCAAGCCCTGCAGCCCAGAGCTGTCCTCACATGGCTCTAGTTCAATGTGGTGCATCATGtcttccccctcctgccccaaagCTATGATTTGACACCTTAAGCCACCACTGTCTTCAGTCTTTTATTTGTATAAAAGCCCTCAACTtaaatgatgtaaaaaaaaaatgggatcaATTTCACAACAAATGGCTGAAAATGATTGTGTAATCAAATTAATGGCCACAGTAAAAACACACATGGGAAATCTCATTTCAAGAGATCAGTAGCTTGAGTGGTAACTTCAGAGCTAAAAAcctgctggggagggacacCACAGTGAAGCCAAGCCTGGCTCGGACCTGCCAGAGCCCCTTGCAAGATGTgtggtgctgctggccctggctgAAGTGTCAGGTCTACACAGCATCCTCATTGTGCCGCCCCAGGGTGTTTAGGGCCAGGAGCTCCTTACTGTGGCCTCAACAGGGATGGGATATGAGGAACAGGACACATTCACTACATGtagggagaaggcagcagcacccagagcacATGACAGCCTGTAACAACCAAGGCTGGCCTCCAAGTCAGAGCTGTCCCATCAGCGGCACCAAGAGGGGCTTGGGGGAGAAAGCAGGCATTGTTTGCGGGAGGGgagggttctggggggacagtAGTGTCAGCAttgtccctgctgctggtgtcccTCTGACACTAAGCCCCCAGCTCATGGCTGTCTGGGCAATTCATAAAGCCACGAAGTCTGTTAAGGCACAATTCAAGTATCTGTAAACATGGATGATATCCAGGGAGGTTCAGCAAGCGATTCAAGTACCAGTGACACAAGATGCAGCAGCCTTCAGCCATCCTGCCAAAGTGCCAGCACCCACACCTCCTCTGCCGCAGTGACAGACATGTCCCAGATCACCTTCTGGCTGCTGTCGGCTTCAGGGCCGCTTTGGGGGGGATGTCCAGCTGCAACAATGAAGGGGATGTTGGTGGGGTGGGGCGTGAGGTCCCCGTGGGGCCTCTTGCTGCTGGTAGGGGACAGAAGTGACACTGGGTGTTGAGGGGCACTGGGCACAGCTCACCTGGGGCAATACCAGGGATGTGCATGGCTGAGACAAGAGGGTCGGAGGCTTAGTGGGAGGCACTGGTGGTGATGGCGATGCTGCTCCTGCCACCACGCCACAGGGCTGGGCAGAGGGGCAAGAGGCAAAAGTGAAGTGGACTCCCTGTAGGTGagcctgcacagccttgctctccaggcaccagccccagctccatcccagcacCAGTGCTGTACTGGGGGCACCTACCTCCTTTCTCTTTAGGGCTGGCAGAGGTTTCCTGGGTGGCTTTGGCCTctcctggggacaggaggggagaGACTTGAGTCCTTCTGGGTGCTGGGAAGGGACCTGTGTGAGGGACGGCAGCCAGACTTCAGGGCAGAGGAACAGCTGCCCCAGGGAGCGGGGATGGTGCTGTCCATCAGGCAGGGACATCACACCCAACAGAGGGATGTGGATGAGCTGGCACTCAGGTTCACTTCAGCTCCCACCCCAGGGCTTCATGCTGCACTCCTACCTGCGGGACCGGGCGGCTGGGCAccaggggctgggtgctgcgTGGGGCCatggtggtgctgagcagcttgGGGCTGCTGATGTCACAGTGGgacagctggctgctggggggctgcagccggtTCCCCTCTTGAAAGACCGGGTTGGTGAGGCCAGTGGTGGTTCTGCTGGAGGTCCTGTGAGGCAAAGGACTGACAGGCAAcaagggctgctgcagcccctcagccctGAGCTTGTCCTGTATACTTGTAGCTTAACCCTGCTGCAGGCCTTCTTACCCCTTCTGGAAGTACCTCATCCCTCTGCCTCTGAGCAGAACAACACCTCCACCGAGCAGGATGCTGGAGAGTGCCAGCACggacagcacagcagccaggacCATGCTGCTGCTCCCTAACAGAGACACAGTTGACACTGGGACAGGCACCCTGATGCCAGGAATGCCCCATGGGGACAGAGAGgtggccagcatggcagcaaGACACTGACCTCGTTCCTCACTCCCACCCTGGCACAAGCACAAAGCTCAGAGAGATGATGCTGGCTACGTGCACAAGGTGCCCTACCTGGTGTGAGCTCCAAAACCTTGTGCTGGCAGTATGGTGGTGCCCACCCTGGCTCACAGTGGCACACCCGCTTGTGATTGCACACCTGAAACCAGGGAGGGCAGAGTCAAGGCAAGGAGGCAAAGTGAACGGCAGGGACTACCAGCCAAGCTGCTTGGAGATGGAGAGCCCTGAtagctgcagccacagggagcATGGAAGCACAACCTACCCCATGGCTGTTACACTTTGCTGAGCAGTTCTTCTTGCCATAGACCAGAAGGTTCTGGCAGCGCCCAGCGTAGCAGACctgggggtgggtgggaggcTCTGAGCACAGCCCCATGGCCGGGAGTCACCTCCCACTGCTCCAGCACATCCCCCAGCCACTCACCATCTCCTCCCCACACTTGGTGCCAGTGGGCACCAGCCTGAGGTTAGTCACCATCTCATTGCCATCGTTGCTGTCTAGGGCTGCTTTGCACTTGAATTGGCCAAAGGAGAGAGTGAAGAAGCCGCTCCCAAGGACAGGACTGGTGGTGTCACTCACGCACAGCAGAGTGCCACACTTCACATCCCTgtcagcagagcagctgtgagCCCTGAGGAGCTTTGCTTGGTCCCCAGGGTCAGAACTGAAAACAGGCTCCCTGCTGCTTACTTGGGGCTGCAGGGCCTCTTCCCAGACTCAGTCAGGCAGTGGAGTTTGAGGTCTTGCCTGCTGTTCTGCTTAAAGCATTCATCAGGAGCTACtcgggctgctgcaggaggcacagaACAGAAGGATCATGTGGAGCCAGAGCCTGCAGCAAGCCAACAGCAGCTGACAGCAACATGAGGGCAGCTACCACAGGCCATCCCTGACACCAAGGACTGCCTGCCCAACCACCAGCCCTCTCCCAaggtggggggagaggaagaatgCTACCTGGACCCCAGAGTACACGGCACTGCTCAGCATGTGTGGGGCAGGCCCCGTTGTAGCAGTAGCCATTGCCACTCTGGCAGGGGATGCCGTTTTCCTGGAAGACATCCTCCGGGCACTCGGAGCTGAGGCCAGTGCAGTGCTCTGGAAGGTCACAGTCATTCTTGCTGGCCCGGCACATTGTGCCGGCAGCCTTCACCTGTGCAGAAAGAAGGCTGTCAGGAGCCACACGGGCACCACATCCCATTGCCCTGATCCAGGCCAGAGCCTGTCAGCACCCAGGTCTGCAAAGGATCTCTTTGCACCCCCAGAAAGGGGAATCCAGACACGGTGGCTTGTGCCACAGACAGATCTCTGCCAAAGATGGTACAAAGGTGTTTGCTTTTGACTGAGCTACTGCACAGGAAGGGGACATAACCACGAGACCAGTTGTTCCTGTACTTAAGTACTTCCCCCCATGCAACaccttgtgttttgtttttaggttGGGCTTGCCCCAGGGTCTTCTTACTGTCCTGTCCCTCCATATCAAGGCATTTCTTTAActggacagcagcagaggtCCTCCAGGCCCTTTGGCAGCTGTAGGCATGCATTTCCTCTGCCACAAAGCTCGTCAGGAATTGGagttggggggtgggggagagcgGGCATCATGCCCTAGCCAAACACTAGGCCTCCACCAGGTCTCCATCCCTGCACAGTACCTTGCAGTCCTGGCAGCAGTCACCTTGTGCGCACTCGGCCCCCTCTCTCAGCTGGCAAGTGGTGGCATTGCAGCAGCGATCAAAGCACTCCTGTGAGACACAGCCAAAAATGGCTTGGTTTTGAGACAGCAGAGTCCAAagtggctggaggaggagaagctgcaTGGGGCCTGTGTTGGTGGGACCAAGGACCAAGGCTGCATGGGGCCTCTCATTACCACAGGACTGACAAGTCTCAGATTTGCTTTAGCTGCAAGCTCCCAAGAGAAAAACACCATTGCCACAAACCCACACTGCAGAGAGAGCAGCAAAAGCCTTCCAAAACAGGAAGGGGCTGAAACTTTTCCAAATGCCCCCTGAAagattctttccttcttttgggGGGGCAGTGTAACCATCATAGGCATAAAATGGCTCCAGGTTGAACCATGGGGCAAAAGCACAGCAACATCCTGGTCCAAAACTCTGCACTGCCTGACTGGGGCCCTGCACTGTGAGTGTGAACTATTCCTGCAGCATCTTTACCCACATTACCATCATAAAACCAGAAGACTACAATAGATTTTTCATAAGATATGGAGTTTGGAGGAAAACAGACATGACCTGGGCCCCTGGAAAGGTAGCACCCTTCGCAAATCTCCAAGAATGACACAGAGGATCTCTGCGCTCACTGCATGAAGAAGGCAATGGGTTCCTCCCCACAGGTCCCAGCACAGGAGATGTCCCCTGGCAGTTTGTCACAAAACTTCCCACTGTGTTGCACTGGGATGAGGAAGAGCTAAACACGCTTCTTGCGAGGACAATTTGTTCTGATGTCCCCTTTCTTAGGCCATCTCTCCTGAGGACATGCTGGGGGATGTTTCCCTGGGGATGCCTTTTCTAGGAATGCTCCTGCTAAAACCACAGCCAGCTACatgaggggtgggggggcacaCATCTAAGTTAACAAATGCCTTCCCCAAGCTATTTTTTGGCATGAACATAAGGAGCACAGGCAAGTCAGGAGGTCTTGCAAAGCCCAAAGGCTGGAAAGAAGCTTGCACAACCCTCTCTGAGTCTGAGTGAGGGGGTTTCAGGTCCCAGCTACCCCATTTCTTCCTGAGCACCCAGGCTGTACCTCTGGCCTGCCGCAGTCGCACTGCTCTCCCCGCTCTACAAACCGGTTCCCACACACTGGCTCCCCATACAGCTCATCCGCCTGGGGGACATTCAGCAGGCAGCTGGTCCTGGGGTCCTTGAGGAACTGCCACATGTCCtgctcactgcagctgctgaagagcCTGGGATAAGTCAAGCTGAAGGGGCACAAAACCAGGCAGTAGTGAGCACAGTGGAGCACCTGCAGCCCTTCCCACCCAGCAAAGGTCAGTTAACAAAGTGGTGAATGTTCTCCCAGACCTGACAGTCTACCAAGATTCACTCCAGCTCTCATCAGATCTAGAAATATTTGTTGCCCAAGGCTACTCTTCACtctttcttcacattttctccACTCACCTGATCTTCGCTGCCATAACACATCCTCCTTGATCTTTGATTACAGGACAGTGGCAGCCAGCAATATCTTCATCATGAGACATCCCTAGGTTGTGTCCCATCTCGTGAGCCATGGTGGATGCAGCACCGATAGGATCCATGCTGTGGTCCTATGGAACAAGAACTGAAATgtggtcacagaatcacagagtattaaggattggaagggaccttgaaagatcatctagtcctgtccccctgccagagcaggaacacctaaatCATTTCACACAGGAatgcatccaggcaggttttgaaagtctccagagaaggagattccacaaccctcctgggcagcctgttccagtgctgtcaccctcactgtaaaAAAGTTTCGTCTCATATTTAAGTGGAACCTCCTATGTTCCATCTTGCatccattgccccttgtcctatcattgggtgtcactgagaagagcctgactccatcctcctgacactcaccctttacatatttataaatataaatgttaataaggtcacccctcagtctcgtcttctccaagctaaagagacccagctctctcagcctttcctcataagggagatgctccactcccttaatcatcctCGTGGCTCTGCACTGAACTCTCTCAAACAGTTccctgtccttcctgaactgaggggcccagaactggatgcagtATTCTAGATGTggtctcaccagggcagagcagagggggaggggaacctccctcgacctactaaTCACACCCCTTCTGATACACCCCAGGATGACATCagtcttcttggccacaagggcacactgctggctcatggtcatccggctgtccaccaggacccccaggtccctctccccTTCACTGCTCTTCAGCAGGGCAGTCCCCAACTTTCACTGGCGTCTGGGGTTTTTcttgcccagatgcaggactctacacttgccctcgttatatttcattttctccccaCCCAATTCATCCAGCAGGAcactggatggcagcacagccttccagtgtgtcagccactcctcccagtttagtgtcatcagcaaacttgctgccAGTGCACtccattccctcatccaagtcatcaatGAATATATTAAACAACACTGGTCCCAGGACTGACCCTTGAGGGACTTCACTAGATACAGGACTCCAAAtggggatggagcatccactGTTTCTCtagacagcctgttccagtgcctcaccaccctctgagtaaagaatttcttcctaattcCTAATCTAAATCCACCACCTTTTAgattaaaaccattaccccttttCCTATCACCACACACCCTGAAAAAAAGTCCCTCCACAGGTTTCCTCTAGTAGCCCtgtaggtactggaaggctgctataacATCTCCCtacagccttctcttctgtagacTGAggtaactgaagaaaaaagctgaGCCTGGTGTCACAGCCTCTGAAGAACTCCAGACTGGGCTCTGAGGGGTGTAAGTCAGCATAGATAAAGCAGATACcctgaaatgctgctttgcaTGTCACACATTTGACTGCTTATGTTCCAGTAAAGGATGTCATCCCTGGGGAGAAATGAATGGATGAGAAGCATAAACAAGATGACGAAAG harbors:
- the ADAM8 gene encoding disintegrin and metalloproteinase domain-containing protein 8 isoform X2; this translates as MVPTLVLRLLGLLLLLLLLGHGVSSGPEEELAHVEQYEMVMPRRVLEPRGKRDLSASPSTYPDHVLYSIQAEGRDYLLHLEKNRELLGQHYTETHYLADGTEITEKPDVQDHCFYQGHVVGYTDSAASISTCGGLSGFFHVNETTFLLKPLEEDKAGWHAVYRAAHLRTKRSACQEAGATRSMHLEYDHDPKIAAPMKLYNWKSAQLRKGPRYVELVLVVDNEEFRKYKDLHRVQNRMKEIVNHVDKLYQPLGLRVALIGLEVWSNRDKITVSRNAEVTLENFLRWRETELLKRKQHDNAQLITGVDFYDTTVGLAKKLAMCTRDSGGVNQDHSMDPIGAASTMAHEMGHNLGMSHDEDIAGCHCPVIKDQGGCVMAAKISLTYPRLFSSCSEQDMWQFLKDPRTSCLLNVPQADELYGEPVCGNRFVERGEQCDCGRPEPLWTLLSQNQAIFGCVSQECFDRCCNATTCQLREGAECAQGDCCQDCKVKAAGTMCRASKNDCDLPEHCTGLSSECPEDVFQENGIPCQSGNGYCYNGACPTHAEQCRVLWGPAARVAPDECFKQNSRQDLKLHCLTESGKRPCSPKDVKCGTLLCVSDTTSPVLGSGFFTLSFGQFKCKAALDSNDGNEMVTNLRLVPTGTKCGEEMVCYAGRCQNLLVYGKKNCSAKCNSHGVCNHKRVCHCEPGWAPPYCQHKVLELTPGSSSMVLAAVLSVLALSSILLGGGVVLLRGRGMRYFQKGTSSRTTTGLTNPVFQEGNRLQPPSSQLSHCDISSPKLLSTTMAPRSTQPLVPSRPVPQVPSQHPEGLKSLPSCPQERPKPPRKPLPALKRKEPCGVVAGAASPSPPVPPTKPPTLLSQPCTSLVLPQLDIPPKAALKPTAARR
- the ADAM8 gene encoding disintegrin and metalloproteinase domain-containing protein 8 isoform X9: MVPTLVLRLLGLLLLLLLLGHGVSSGPEEELAHVEQYEMVMPRRVLEPRGKRDLSASPSTYPDHVLYSIQAEGRDYLLHLEKNRELLGQHYTETHYLADGTEITEKPDVQDHCFYQGHVVGYTDSAASISTCGGLSGFFHVNETTFLLKPLEEDKAGWHAVYRAAHLRTKRSACQEAGATRSMHLEYDHDPKIAAPMKLYNWKSAQLRKGPRYVELVLVVDNEEFRKYKDLHRVQNRMKEIVNHVDKLYQPLGLRVALIGLEVWSNRDKITVSRNAEVTLENFLRWRETELLKRKQHDNAQLITGVDFYDTTVGLAKKLAMCTRDSGGVNQDHSMDPIGAASTMAHEMGHNLGMSHDEDIAGCHCPVIKDQGGCVMAAKISLTYPRLFSSCSEQDMWQFLKDPRTSCLLNVPQADELYGEPVCGNRFVERGEQCDCGRPEPLWTLLSQNQAIFGCVSQECFDRCCNATTCQLREGAECAQGDCCQDCKVKAAGTMCRASKNDCDLPEHCTGLSSECPEDVFQENGIPCQSGNGYCYNGACPTHAEQCRVLWGPAARVAPDECFKQNSRQDLKLHCLTESGKRPCSPKDVKCGTLLCVSDTTSPVLGSGFFTLSFGQFKCKAALDSNDGNEMVTNLRLVPTGTKCGEEMVCYAGRCQNLLVYGKKNCSAKCNSHGVCNHKRVCHCEPGWAPPYCQHKVLELTPGSSSMVLAAVLSVLALSSILLGGGVVLLRGRGMRYFQKGPLPHRTSSRTTTGLTNPVFQEGNRLQPPSSQLSHCDISSPKLLSTTMAPRSTQPLVPSRPVPQERPKPPRKPLPALKRKELDIPPKAALKPTAARR
- the ADAM8 gene encoding disintegrin and metalloproteinase domain-containing protein 8 isoform X3, with the protein product MVPTLVLRLLGLLLLLLLLGHGVSSGPEEELAHVEQYEMVMPRRVLEPRGKRDLSASPSTYPDHVLYSIQAEGRDYLLHLEKNRELLGQHYTETHYLADGTEITEKPDVQDHCFYQGHVVGYTDSAASISTCGGLSGFFHVNETTFLLKPLEEDKAGWHAVYRAAHLRTKRSACQEAGATRSMHLEYDHDPKIAAPMKLYNWKSAQLRKGPRYVELVLVVDNEEFRKYKDLHRVQNRMKEIVNHVDKLYQPLGLRVALIGLEVWSNRDKITVSRNAEVTLENFLRWRETELLKRKQHDNAQLITGVDFYDTTVGLAKKLAMCTRDSGGVNQDHSMDPIGAASTMAHEMGHNLGMSHDEDIAGCHCPVIKDQGGCVMAAKISLTYPRLFSSCSEQDMWQFLKDPRTSCLLNVPQADELYGEPVCGNRFVERGEQCDCGRPEPLWTLLSQNQAIFGCVSQECFDRCCNATTCQLREGAECAQGDCCQDCKVKAAGTMCRASKNDCDLPEHCTGLSSECPEDVFQENGIPCQSGNGYCYNGACPTHAEQCRVLWGPAARVAPDECFKQNSRQDLKLHCLTESGKRPCSPKDVKCGTLLCVSDTTSPVLGSGFFTLSFGQFKCKAALDSNDGNEMVTNLRLVPTGTKCGEEMVCYAGRCQNLLVYGKKNCSAKCNSHGVCNHKRVCHCEPGWAPPYCQHKVLELTPGSSSMVLAAVLSVLALSSILLGGGVVLLRGRGMRYFQKGPLPHRTSSRTTTGLTNPVFQEGNRLQPPSSQLSHCDISSPKLLSTTMAPRSTQPLVPSRPVPQERPKPPRKPLPALKRKEPCGVVAGAASPSPPVPPTKPPTLLSQPCTSLVLPQLDIPPKAALKPTAARR
- the ADAM8 gene encoding disintegrin and metalloproteinase domain-containing protein 8 isoform X5, with amino-acid sequence MVPTLVLRLLGLLLLLLLLGHGVSSGPEEELAHVEQYEMVMPRRVLEPRGKRDLSASPSTYPDHVLYSIQAEGRDYLLHLEKNRELLGQHYTETHYLADGTEITEKPDVQDHCFYQGHVVGYTDSAASISTCGGLSGFFHVNETTFLLKPLEEDKAGWHAVYRAAHLRTKRSACQEAGATRSMHLEYDHDPKIAAPMKLYNWKSAQLRKGPRYVELVLVVDNEEFRKYKDLHRVQNRMKEIVNHVDKLYQPLGLRVALIGLEVWSNRDKITVSRNAEVTLENFLRWRETELLKRKQHDNAQLITGVDFYDTTVGLAKKLAMCTRDSGGVNQDHSMDPIGAASTMAHEMGHNLGMSHDEDIAGCHCPVIKDQGGCVMAAKISLTYPRLFSSCSEQDMWQFLKDPRTSCLLNVPQADELYGEPVCGNRFVERGEQCDCGRPEECFDRCCNATTCQLREGAECAQGDCCQDCKVKAAGTMCRASKNDCDLPEHCTGLSSECPEDVFQENGIPCQSGNGYCYNGACPTHAEQCRVLWGPAARVAPDECFKQNSRQDLKLHCLTESGKRPCSPKDVKCGTLLCVSDTTSPVLGSGFFTLSFGQFKCKAALDSNDGNEMVTNLRLVPTGTKCGEEMVCYAGRCQNLLVYGKKNCSAKCNSHGVCNHKRVCHCEPGWAPPYCQHKVLELTPGSSSMVLAAVLSVLALSSILLGGGVVLLRGRGMRYFQKGTSSRTTTGLTNPVFQEGNRLQPPSSQLSHCDISSPKLLSTTMAPRSTQPLVPSRPVPQVPSQHPEGLKSLPSCPQERPKPPRKPLPALKRKEPCGVVAGAASPSPPVPPTKPPTLLSQPCTSLVLPQLDIPPKAALKPTAARR
- the ADAM8 gene encoding disintegrin and metalloproteinase domain-containing protein 8 isoform X6, yielding MVPTLVLRLLGLLLLLLLLGHGVSSGPEEELAHVEQYEMVMPRRVLEPRGKRDLSASPSTYPDHVLYSIQAEGRDYLLHLEKNRELLGQHYTETHYLADGTEITEKPDVQDHCFYQGHVVGYTDSAASISTCGGLSGFFHVNETTFLLKPLEEDKAGWHAVYRAAHLRTKRSACQEAGATRSMHLEYDHDPKIAAPMKLYNWKSAQLRKGPRYVELVLVVDNEEFRKYKDLHRVQNRMKEIVNHVDKLYQPLGLRVALIGLEVWSNRDKITVSRNAEVTLENFLRWRETELLKRKQHDNAQLITGVDFYDTTVGLAKKLAMCTRDSGGVNQDHSMDPIGAASTMAHEMGHNLGMSHDEDIAGCHCPVIKDQGGCVMAAKISLTYPRLFSSCSEQDMWQFLKDPRTSCLLNVPQADELYGEPVCGNRFVERGEQCDCGRPEECFDRCCNATTCQLREGAECAQGDCCQDCKVKAAGTMCRASKNDCDLPEHCTGLSSECPEDVFQENGIPCQSGNGYCYNGACPTHAEQCRVLWGPAARVAPDECFKQNSRQDLKLHCLTESGKRPCSPKDVKCGTLLCVSDTTSPVLGSGFFTLSFGQFKCKAALDSNDGNEMVTNLRLVPTGTKCGEEMVCYAGRCQNLLVYGKKNCSAKCNSHGVCNHKRVCHCEPGWAPPYCQHKVLELTPGSSSMVLAAVLSVLALSSILLGGGVVLLRGRGMRYFQKGPLPHRTSSRTTTGLTNPVFQEGNRLQPPSSQLSHCDISSPKLLSTTMAPRSTQPLVPSRPVPQERPKPPRKPLPALKRKEPCGVVAGAASPSPPVPPTKPPTLLSQPCTSLVLPQLDIPPKAALKPTAARR
- the ADAM8 gene encoding disintegrin and metalloproteinase domain-containing protein 8 isoform X1, with protein sequence MVPTLVLRLLGLLLLLLLLGHGVSSGPEEELAHVEQYEMVMPRRVLEPRGKRDLSASPSTYPDHVLYSIQAEGRDYLLHLEKNRELLGQHYTETHYLADGTEITEKPDVQDHCFYQGHVVGYTDSAASISTCGGLSGFFHVNETTFLLKPLEEDKAGWHAVYRAAHLRTKRSACQEAGATRSMHLEYDHDPKIAAPMKLYNWKSAQLRKGPRYVELVLVVDNEEFRKYKDLHRVQNRMKEIVNHVDKLYQPLGLRVALIGLEVWSNRDKITVSRNAEVTLENFLRWRETELLKRKQHDNAQLITGVDFYDTTVGLAKKLAMCTRDSGGVNQDHSMDPIGAASTMAHEMGHNLGMSHDEDIAGCHCPVIKDQGGCVMAAKISLTYPRLFSSCSEQDMWQFLKDPRTSCLLNVPQADELYGEPVCGNRFVERGEQCDCGRPEPLWTLLSQNQAIFGCVSQECFDRCCNATTCQLREGAECAQGDCCQDCKVKAAGTMCRASKNDCDLPEHCTGLSSECPEDVFQENGIPCQSGNGYCYNGACPTHAEQCRVLWGPAARVAPDECFKQNSRQDLKLHCLTESGKRPCSPKDVKCGTLLCVSDTTSPVLGSGFFTLSFGQFKCKAALDSNDGNEMVTNLRLVPTGTKCGEEMVCYAGRCQNLLVYGKKNCSAKCNSHGVCNHKRVCHCEPGWAPPYCQHKVLELTPGSSSMVLAAVLSVLALSSILLGGGVVLLRGRGMRYFQKGPLPHRTSSRTTTGLTNPVFQEGNRLQPPSSQLSHCDISSPKLLSTTMAPRSTQPLVPSRPVPQVPSQHPEGLKSLPSCPQERPKPPRKPLPALKRKEPCGVVAGAASPSPPVPPTKPPTLLSQPCTSLVLPQLDIPPKAALKPTAARR
- the ADAM8 gene encoding disintegrin and metalloproteinase domain-containing protein 8 isoform X8, which translates into the protein MVPTLVLRLLGLLLLLLLLGHGVSSGPEEELAHVEQYEMVMPRRVLEPRGKRDLSASPSTYPDHVLYSIQAEGRDYLLHLEKNRELLGQHYTETHYLADGTEITEKPDVQDHCFYQGHVVGYTDSAASISTCGGLSGFFHVNETTFLLKPLEEDKAGWHAVYRAAHLRTKRSACQEAGATRSMHLEYDHDPKIAAPMKLYNWKSAQLRKGPRYVELVLVVDNEEFRKYKDLHRVQNRMKEIVNHVDKLYQPLGLRVALIGLEVWSNRDKITVSRNAEVTLENFLRWRETELLKRKQHDNAQLITGVDFYDTTVGLAKKLAMCTRDSGGVNQDHSMDPIGAASTMAHEMGHNLGMSHDEDIAGCHCPVIKDQGGCVMAAKISLTYPRLFSSCSEQDMWQFLKDPRTSCLLNVPQADELYGEPVCGNRFVERGEQCDCGRPEVKAAGTMCRASKNDCDLPEHCTGLSSECPEDVFQENGIPCQSGNGYCYNGACPTHAEQCRVLWGPAARVAPDECFKQNSRQDLKLHCLTESGKRPCSPKDVKCGTLLCVSDTTSPVLGSGFFTLSFGQFKCKAALDSNDGNEMVTNLRLVPTGTKCGEEMVCYAGRCQNLLVYGKKNCSAKCNSHGVCNHKRVCHCEPGWAPPYCQHKVLELTPGSSSMVLAAVLSVLALSSILLGGGVVLLRGRGMRYFQKGPLPHRTSSRTTTGLTNPVFQEGNRLQPPSSQLSHCDISSPKLLSTTMAPRSTQPLVPSRPVPQVPSQHPEGLKSLPSCPQERPKPPRKPLPALKRKEPCGVVAGAASPSPPVPPTKPPTLLSQPCTSLVLPQLDIPPKAALKPTAARR
- the ADAM8 gene encoding disintegrin and metalloproteinase domain-containing protein 8 isoform X4 translates to MVPTLVLRLLGLLLLLLLLGHGVSSGPEEELAHVEQYEMVMPRRVLEPRGKRDLSASPSTYPDHVLYSIQAEGRDYLLHLEKNRELLGQHYTETHYLADGTEITEKPDVQDHCFYQGHVVGYTDSAASISTCGGLSGFFHVNETTFLLKPLEEDKAGWHAVYRAAHLRTKRSACQEAGATRSMHLEYDHDPKIAAPMKLYNWKSAQLRKGPRYVELVLVVDNEEFRKYKDLHRVQNRMKEIVNHVDKLYQPLGLRVALIGLEVWSNRDKITVSRNAEVTLENFLRWRETELLKRKQHDNAQLITGVDFYDTTVGLAKKLAMCTRDSGGVNQDHSMDPIGAASTMAHEMGHNLGMSHDEDIAGCHCPVIKDQGGCVMAAKISLTYPRLFSSCSEQDMWQFLKDPRTSCLLNVPQADELYGEPVCGNRFVERGEQCDCGRPEECFDRCCNATTCQLREGAECAQGDCCQDCKVKAAGTMCRASKNDCDLPEHCTGLSSECPEDVFQENGIPCQSGNGYCYNGACPTHAEQCRVLWGPAARVAPDECFKQNSRQDLKLHCLTESGKRPCSPKDVKCGTLLCVSDTTSPVLGSGFFTLSFGQFKCKAALDSNDGNEMVTNLRLVPTGTKCGEEMVCYAGRCQNLLVYGKKNCSAKCNSHGVCNHKRVCHCEPGWAPPYCQHKVLELTPGSSSMVLAAVLSVLALSSILLGGGVVLLRGRGMRYFQKGPLPHRTSSRTTTGLTNPVFQEGNRLQPPSSQLSHCDISSPKLLSTTMAPRSTQPLVPSRPVPQVPSQHPEGLKSLPSCPQERPKPPRKPLPALKRKEPCGVVAGAASPSPPVPPTKPPTLLSQPCTSLVLPQLDIPPKAALKPTAARR